One window of the Candidatus Saccharibacteria bacterium genome contains the following:
- the prfB gene encoding peptide chain release factor 2: MKPIIEKLSSLLAEVQRAMEVLALNKDAEQIAKLEADMQSADFWSNQSRAEEVSRRAAELKKYLVDWHRLQDDVQTTLELAETADNTQLEEFEGLTKDLEKRIQAAMVAVRLNGEYDKSPAIIQITAGVGGTDAADWAQILMEMYLKYAERQGLKAEVLDTSYGEEAGIKSATVRISGPFAYGLLKAEKGVHRLVRLSPFNAQNLRQTSFALVDMVPEIEDEDSEIDQRDLRIDTFRSSGRGGQSVNTTDSAVRITHIPTGVTVSVQNERSQLKNKQAALKILLSRLNELAREAKAENVSKLSGQTKSADWGAQIRSYVMQPYTKVKDHRSDYETNDVSGVLEGKLEPLIEAYLDWQLKSKN; encoded by the coding sequence ATGAAACCAATAATCGAAAAACTTTCCAGCTTGCTAGCTGAAGTCCAAAGAGCCATGGAGGTGTTGGCTTTAAACAAAGATGCTGAACAGATAGCCAAACTCGAGGCCGATATGCAGTCGGCCGATTTTTGGTCTAATCAGTCAAGAGCCGAAGAAGTTAGCCGAAGGGCAGCTGAGCTTAAAAAATATCTGGTCGACTGGCATAGACTCCAAGATGATGTGCAAACAACCCTAGAATTGGCCGAGACAGCCGATAACACACAGCTTGAGGAGTTTGAGGGCTTAACTAAGGATCTAGAAAAGCGAATCCAAGCAGCTATGGTGGCTGTTAGGCTCAATGGTGAATATGATAAGTCACCGGCAATTATACAAATAACAGCTGGTGTCGGCGGTACCGATGCGGCCGACTGGGCTCAAATACTCATGGAAATGTATCTAAAGTATGCTGAGCGCCAAGGCCTGAAGGCCGAAGTGCTTGACACCTCGTACGGCGAAGAAGCTGGCATTAAGAGTGCAACCGTGCGCATAAGTGGGCCGTTTGCCTACGGGCTCTTGAAAGCCGAAAAGGGTGTTCATCGATTGGTGCGGCTCAGCCCATTTAATGCTCAAAACCTGCGCCAAACCTCGTTTGCTCTGGTTGATATGGTTCCTGAAATAGAAGATGAAGACAGCGAAATTGACCAGCGTGACTTGCGAATTGATACTTTTCGAAGCTCCGGCCGTGGCGGTCAAAGCGTGAACACCACCGACAGTGCAGTGCGGATTACCCATATTCCAACCGGAGTTACTGTGAGCGTACAAAATGAACGCTCACAGCTCAAAAACAAGCAAGCTGCACTTAAGATATTGTTATCTCGCCTGAATGAATTGGCACGAGAGGCCAAAGCCGAAAATGTGTCTAAACTTAGCGGCCAAACCAAATCCGCCGACTGGGGTGCGCAAATTCGCAGCTATGTTATGCAGCCCTACACCAAAGTTAAGGATCACCGTAGTGACTACGAAACTAATGATGTGTCGGGTGTGCTCGAAGGTAAGCTCGAGCCCCTAATTGAAGCTTACTTAGACTGGCAGCTGAAATCAAAAAATTAG
- a CDS encoding CTP synthase, with translation MSGLGKGITAASLGKILTARGFSVNIQKLDQYLNFDAGTLNPAEHGEVYVTADGAETDLDLGHYERFIDRELDQSSSVMTGRILRQILDDERAGKYLGKTVQIIPHVTGEIQRHILEASHGFDVQITEIGGTVGDYEGLALVEAVRQLRQKVGAENVMYAHVVFVPYLGTSKEMKTKPAQNSVRGLREVGIQVDLLCVRSDNPLNEDAYEKLSLYCDVDPNAIVALPTVKTVYQVPLSMEQQGIGKVVCQRLGLVQRAAELENWSALVDSILRSKKIARIGLVAKYLSNEDTYKSVCEAIHAAGWYHSRNTEIVWIDAEELEADVSALQTVEGIVVPGGFGKRGVEGKIKAIEYARLNNLPFLGLCLGMQAAVIEFARNVAGLEGAHSTEFNPDTQYPVIDILPGQSGKNMGGTMRLGNYTAQVRPDSRTEQIYGVKKITERHRHRYEFNNEYAKKLSDAGLIFAAKSADNSLVEMIELDKHPFFVASQFHPEFLSRPNRPHPLFREFIGATIKNASYKPTANCKSNKRVLS, from the coding sequence ATGTCAGGTTTGGGCAAAGGCATTACAGCTGCTAGCCTTGGCAAGATCCTCACAGCACGAGGATTCTCTGTAAATATCCAAAAACTCGATCAGTATCTAAATTTCGATGCTGGTACTTTGAATCCAGCCGAGCACGGTGAGGTTTATGTAACGGCCGACGGCGCCGAAACAGATCTAGATCTTGGTCACTACGAGCGCTTTATTGATCGCGAGCTCGACCAGAGTTCTTCGGTCATGACGGGTCGGATACTGCGCCAGATTTTAGACGATGAGCGAGCCGGCAAATATCTGGGTAAAACCGTTCAGATAATCCCACACGTAACCGGTGAGATTCAGCGACATATTTTAGAAGCTAGTCATGGCTTCGACGTTCAAATAACTGAGATCGGCGGCACGGTTGGTGATTACGAAGGCTTGGCATTGGTAGAAGCTGTCCGACAATTACGACAAAAGGTTGGTGCAGAAAATGTTATGTATGCTCATGTGGTTTTTGTACCGTACCTTGGAACCAGCAAGGAGATGAAGACCAAACCGGCTCAAAATAGTGTGCGCGGTCTACGCGAGGTTGGGATTCAGGTTGACTTGCTTTGCGTTAGATCAGACAACCCTCTCAACGAAGATGCCTACGAAAAGCTTAGTCTATATTGCGACGTCGATCCAAATGCAATCGTGGCACTGCCCACTGTAAAAACTGTTTACCAGGTGCCACTTAGCATGGAGCAGCAGGGAATTGGTAAAGTAGTTTGCCAGAGGCTGGGCTTGGTGCAACGCGCCGCTGAGCTTGAGAACTGGAGTGCTCTGGTCGACAGCATACTGCGCTCAAAGAAAATAGCCAGAATTGGTTTGGTGGCCAAGTATCTAAGCAACGAAGACACTTACAAAAGTGTTTGCGAAGCTATACATGCGGCCGGGTGGTACCACAGCCGAAACACTGAGATTGTTTGGATAGATGCCGAAGAACTTGAGGCCGATGTGAGTGCGCTACAAACGGTTGAGGGTATAGTTGTGCCAGGAGGATTTGGCAAACGTGGTGTCGAAGGCAAGATAAAAGCTATTGAATACGCGCGGCTGAATAACCTACCGTTTTTAGGTTTATGTTTGGGCATGCAGGCGGCTGTGATTGAATTTGCGCGCAATGTCGCGGGCTTAGAGGGTGCTCATTCAACCGAGTTTAACCCAGATACTCAGTATCCGGTAATTGATATTCTACCCGGGCAGAGCGGTAAAAATATGGGCGGCACCATGCGGCTGGGCAACTATACCGCTCAGGTGAGGCCAGATAGCCGGACAGAGCAAATTTATGGCGTCAAAAAGATTACCGAGCGCCACAGACACCGCTATGAGTTTAACAATGAATATGCCAAGAAGTTATCGGACGCTGGTTTAATTTTTGCTGCCAAGTCGGCCGACAATAGTCTAGTTGAGATGATTGAGCTAGATAAACATCCATTTTTTGTGGCCTCTCAATTTCACCCGGAGTTCTTGTCGAGGCCAAATCGGCCACATCCGTTATTCCGAGAGTTTATTGGTGCCACAATCAAAAACGCCAGCTATAAGCCGACTGCAAATTGTAAGTCAAACAAGAGAGTTCTCAGCTAG
- a CDS encoding peptidoglycan DD-metalloendopeptidase family protein, with the protein MSIEDIYKSTKTKKLLVFVMFGLAISGSLYGLWTIGAGRVRAETLQDKINALNNQIKQNQDAANAKRGEANTLQGTIASLDGNINSAQASLNLTNLQISKTQEDLDQAMARLARQQSILKDNLKLAYRQREISLLEVIASSKDLSSFVAQQQYLSAIKDKVNSNLKEIMQLKKLLDDKKQELVALSSQQTAQVQSIAQQRSQKATLLAQTQGDEAKFRQNVSDLAKKREQVNQQIASQAAAAARGNYVSQGRVRAGQIIAYMGSSGNSTGSHLHFSVINPSGNYINPNGSGFSYTSATSGTITQNYGCSPFPFEPWNSQYGCNFHSGLDIANSFGTPIRAPADGDIIFRGWDPYGAGFNGGYGNMVQIRQDNGYVTLYAHLASFN; encoded by the coding sequence ATGTCGATAGAAGATATTTATAAGTCAACTAAAACCAAAAAATTGCTAGTGTTTGTAATGTTTGGACTAGCGATTAGCGGCTCTTTGTATGGTCTATGGACTATTGGTGCGGGTCGGGTTCGAGCCGAAACGCTTCAAGATAAGATTAATGCTCTTAATAATCAAATCAAACAAAATCAAGATGCTGCCAATGCCAAGCGTGGCGAAGCTAATACCTTACAGGGGACAATTGCGAGTTTAGATGGCAACATAAACTCGGCTCAAGCTAGCTTAAACCTTACTAATCTGCAGATTAGTAAAACCCAGGAGGACTTGGATCAGGCTATGGCCAGACTAGCTCGCCAGCAGTCAATCCTTAAAGACAATTTGAAGCTGGCTTACCGCCAGCGCGAAATTAGCCTATTGGAGGTGATTGCATCTAGTAAGGACTTGAGTAGTTTTGTGGCTCAACAGCAGTATCTCTCGGCCATTAAAGACAAGGTGAACAGTAATCTTAAAGAGATTATGCAGTTGAAAAAACTTCTTGATGACAAGAAACAGGAGTTGGTGGCACTGTCTAGCCAACAAACGGCTCAGGTTCAGAGTATAGCTCAGCAGCGGTCGCAAAAAGCTACCCTACTAGCTCAAACCCAGGGCGATGAGGCTAAGTTCCGTCAAAACGTAAGTGATCTAGCCAAGAAGCGCGAGCAGGTTAATCAGCAAATTGCTAGCCAGGCGGCCGCGGCAGCTAGAGGAAACTATGTTAGCCAGGGTCGGGTTCGAGCTGGACAGATTATTGCTTATATGGGCAGTTCGGGCAATTCAACTGGCTCGCATCTTCACTTTTCGGTTATTAACCCCAGCGGTAATTATATTAACCCTAACGGTTCAGGGTTTTCGTATACTAGCGCCACCTCGGGCACCATCACCCAGAACTATGGCTGCAGCCCATTTCCTTTTGAACCATGGAATTCTCAGTATGGTTGTAATTTTCATAGCGGCCTTGACATTGCTAACAGTTTTGGCACCCCAATCCGCGCTCCAGCCGATGGCGATATAATTTTTAGAGGCTGGGATCCATATGGTGCGGGATTTAACGGTGGTTATGGCAATATGGTGCAAATTAGGCAAGATAATGGCTATGTAACTTTGTATGCCCACCTGGCCAGTTTTAATTAG
- a CDS encoding endonuclease domain-containing protein: MKPKYKQFIFEDYSFDTKANIATLKYSFDGELKFEERIIWDNLDPAGYDQAAFDRVLFGLWIMAGISYYKAYLAPEIVVKKGGLNSAQKAFFDDVYLYGLSQFLYTNQLDPAVVAKFPAGSDHASPAPSLDLKGSLLAVGGGKDSIVAAELLDKLGEDYFTWVVYHHDRFKPLLDKIGKPSFGINRQIDPKLKEVNEQDAYNGHVPVTAIIGFMGAVLAILTGKKSLVWAVESSTDEPNTTWKDLPVNHQYSKSSMFEVIMDKYLKDNVAANMDFYSVLRPLSELRIAEIFCRDYFDKYKGLFSSCNGNFYLDKKDKLSWCGQCPKCAFVYTIFSPFLKKAELMEIFNGRDLFADNNLRGTFEQMLGLDGIKPLECVGEIAEVRTAMQIAKDSGDYPELARFVFPRPDYDYKKWHRSYMPDQIESRLKELLGSA; this comes from the coding sequence ATGAAGCCAAAGTATAAACAGTTTATATTTGAAGATTACAGCTTTGATACCAAAGCTAACATAGCGACCTTAAAGTACAGCTTCGATGGCGAGCTTAAGTTCGAGGAGCGAATAATCTGGGATAATCTCGATCCAGCAGGCTACGACCAAGCCGCATTCGATCGGGTCTTGTTTGGCTTGTGGATAATGGCCGGCATTAGTTACTACAAAGCTTATCTTGCACCCGAGATAGTCGTTAAAAAAGGTGGACTTAATTCGGCTCAAAAGGCGTTTTTCGACGACGTTTATCTGTATGGCTTAAGCCAGTTTTTGTATACCAACCAGCTTGATCCGGCTGTGGTTGCCAAGTTTCCAGCGGGTTCAGATCATGCCAGCCCGGCTCCAAGCCTAGATTTAAAAGGCTCGCTGCTGGCTGTTGGAGGCGGTAAGGATTCAATAGTTGCCGCTGAGTTGTTAGACAAGTTAGGCGAGGATTATTTCACCTGGGTGGTTTATCATCACGACCGGTTTAAGCCCCTGCTAGATAAAATTGGCAAGCCAAGCTTTGGCATAAACCGGCAAATCGACCCCAAGCTAAAAGAGGTTAACGAGCAAGATGCCTACAACGGTCATGTGCCGGTCACGGCCATTATTGGCTTTATGGGGGCAGTTTTGGCTATTTTAACCGGCAAAAAGAGCTTGGTTTGGGCGGTTGAATCCTCAACTGATGAACCCAACACCACCTGGAAAGACCTGCCGGTAAACCACCAATATTCAAAAAGCTCAATGTTTGAGGTTATTATGGACAAATACCTGAAAGATAATGTAGCTGCTAATATGGACTTTTATTCAGTTTTGCGACCTTTGAGCGAGTTGCGAATTGCCGAGATTTTTTGTCGAGACTACTTCGATAAATACAAAGGCTTGTTCTCGAGCTGCAATGGTAACTTTTACTTGGATAAAAAAGACAAGCTTAGCTGGTGCGGCCAATGCCCTAAATGCGCCTTTGTGTACACTATATTCTCGCCTTTTCTAAAAAAAGCCGAGCTTATGGAGATATTCAATGGTCGCGACTTGTTTGCCGATAATAATTTACGTGGTACCTTCGAGCAGATGTTAGGCTTAGATGGCATTAAGCCGCTAGAGTGCGTGGGCGAAATCGCCGAGGTACGCACGGCCATGCAAATAGCCAAAGATAGCGGCGACTATCCAGAATTGGCTCGTTTTGTGTTTCCACGCCCAGATTACGACTATAAAAAGTGGCACAGGAGCTATATGCCAGATCAAATTGAGTCAAGGCTCAAAGAACTGCTAGGCTCAGCATAA
- a CDS encoding DUF11 domain-containing protein codes for MKKNVLRKLASVIGIVVIGILVPVMAVADWSPERPVKQYTPGVAGFDYVTFNSFVGTPNYGDEREFYTVKDAANTSEGGFTDNMQVREGQELLMRTYVHNGADSSLNASGAGIARNTKVKILVPAGNDTALRSISYISASNAQPGTVAASVDLKSTQPFNLEYEQGSATAYTNSVPGGYKLADSIVGDGAPIGETGPDGNVKGCFQYGLLVTIKVKVTASNLKINKEISVPGSGNWQKTMAAKPGDIVKYNINYKNTGNAVMRQVVVTDKLPQYVDIVPGSVKMYLVTQPQGVQLNDTALFREGVMVGDYSPNADGNIQFLAKVKDNIPATVTTVDNVACTGSNETREDVCSTASFTPPKPPTPTPLTPTPPPVTPVTPSQPTTLPQTGVAGGVAGMLGMTGISYSVYALRKSKKAVSIALRNVK; via the coding sequence ATGAAAAAGAATGTTTTGCGTAAGCTGGCCTCTGTGATCGGCATTGTTGTGATTGGGATCTTAGTTCCTGTCATGGCAGTAGCAGACTGGAGTCCAGAGCGACCAGTTAAGCAGTACACACCTGGTGTGGCTGGCTTTGACTATGTTACATTTAACTCCTTTGTGGGCACCCCCAACTATGGCGATGAGCGCGAGTTCTACACTGTAAAAGACGCCGCTAACACTAGTGAAGGCGGTTTTACCGATAACATGCAGGTTCGTGAAGGCCAAGAGCTGCTGATGCGTACTTATGTACACAACGGCGCAGATTCTAGCCTGAACGCTAGTGGCGCTGGTATTGCTCGCAACACCAAAGTTAAAATTTTGGTGCCAGCCGGCAATGACACGGCGCTACGTTCGATCAGCTACATTTCAGCTAGCAATGCCCAGCCAGGTACGGTGGCTGCTAGTGTGGATCTAAAAAGTACCCAGCCTTTTAACTTAGAGTATGAGCAAGGAAGCGCCACAGCCTACACCAACAGTGTGCCAGGCGGCTACAAGCTAGCCGATAGCATTGTAGGCGATGGTGCACCAATTGGCGAGACTGGCCCCGACGGTAATGTCAAGGGCTGTTTTCAGTACGGCCTGCTTGTGACCATTAAGGTTAAAGTGACTGCATCGAATCTAAAAATAAACAAAGAAATTAGTGTGCCCGGTAGCGGTAACTGGCAGAAGACTATGGCTGCCAAACCAGGCGACATTGTAAAGTACAACATCAACTACAAGAATACCGGCAATGCAGTTATGCGCCAAGTGGTAGTAACCGATAAATTGCCACAATACGTTGATATTGTGCCTGGGTCGGTAAAGATGTATCTAGTGACCCAACCCCAAGGCGTACAGCTAAATGATACTGCATTGTTCCGTGAGGGCGTGATGGTGGGTGATTACTCGCCAAATGCCGATGGTAACATTCAGTTTTTGGCTAAGGTGAAAGACAACATTCCGGCTACAGTAACAACTGTTGATAATGTTGCCTGTACAGGCTCTAACGAAACCCGCGAAGACGTCTGTAGTACAGCCAGTTTTACTCCACCTAAGCCTCCTACCCCGACACCACTAACACCAACACCTCCTCCAGTAACTCCAGTTACACCGTCTCAGCCAACAACTTTGCCACAGACTGGTGTTGCGGGTGGTGTGGCTGGCATGCTTGGTATGACTGGTATCAGCTACAGTGTATATGCTCTGCGAAAAAGCAAAAAAGCTGTCTCAATTGCCTTGCGTAACGTGAAGTAA
- a CDS encoding ABC transporter permease: MITFWRIFKSGFRNTFRNAWLSTAATAIMVITLLIMTFFVFSTMFVRTQLAEVRNKIDLTIFLSDEAPADNIKDLQSRMLTVDNVQSVTFVSKADALNQLASSSSEGGQLAKSATEIGNPLPASFQVKLKSLDQIGDTNGKIRALDDNKVISDTSYDNRDNNRKGVIENVIKISNAVSRIGLVLSMIFLVVALLVIFNTIRMAIFTRREEIEIMKLVGATKWFIRGPFLVEGSMYGAFGAFIALLLLVPFARSVGPFLADRLNAGSTLQYFQSHIILVVLGLVLTGVVIGAVSSLLAIARHLKL; this comes from the coding sequence GTGATTACTTTTTGGCGCATATTCAAGAGTGGTTTTCGCAACACTTTTCGCAATGCCTGGCTCAGTACGGCGGCCACCGCTATCATGGTGATCACTCTTCTAATAATGACATTTTTTGTGTTCTCAACTATGTTTGTGCGTACCCAACTGGCTGAAGTAAGAAATAAAATCGATTTGACTATTTTCTTAAGCGACGAAGCCCCAGCCGATAATATAAAAGATCTCCAAAGTAGAATGCTGACAGTGGACAACGTTCAGTCGGTAACTTTTGTTAGTAAGGCCGACGCTCTAAACCAACTAGCCAGCAGCAGCTCCGAAGGTGGCCAGCTGGCCAAATCGGCCACTGAGATCGGGAACCCCTTGCCAGCTAGTTTTCAAGTTAAGCTTAAAAGTTTAGACCAGATTGGTGATACCAACGGCAAGATCCGCGCGCTCGATGATAATAAAGTGATTTCAGATACTAGCTACGATAACCGTGATAACAACCGCAAAGGGGTGATTGAAAATGTGATTAAAATTAGCAATGCTGTATCACGCATTGGCTTAGTCTTGAGTATGATTTTTTTGGTGGTAGCCCTACTGGTAATCTTTAATACCATACGCATGGCTATTTTTACACGCCGTGAAGAGATCGAAATTATGAAGTTAGTAGGGGCCACTAAATGGTTTATACGCGGTCCTTTCTTGGTGGAGGGCTCAATGTACGGAGCCTTTGGGGCTTTTATTGCCTTGCTGCTATTGGTGCCATTTGCTCGCTCGGTTGGACCATTCTTAGCGGATAGACTTAACGCTGGCTCTACCCTGCAGTATTTTCAGTCGCATATTATATTGGTTGTGCTGGGCTTGGTTTTGACTGGTGTCGTAATTGGGGCTGTTTCGAGCTTGTTGGCAATTGCTCGCCACCTTAAGCTATAA
- the rpmA gene encoding 50S ribosomal protein L27 produces the protein MSHTKAGGSTKNGRDSQGQRLGVKRFGSQMVRPGDIIVRQNGTKWSAGNGVGVGKDYTLFALTAGSVQFKTTRQTRFSGNSQRKTVVSIASS, from the coding sequence ATGTCACATACAAAAGCCGGCGGCTCTACTAAGAACGGCCGGGACTCCCAAGGTCAAAGATTAGGTGTTAAGCGCTTCGGCAGCCAGATGGTACGCCCTGGTGATATTATTGTTCGCCAAAACGGCACTAAATGGTCAGCCGGTAATGGCGTTGGGGTTGGCAAAGACTACACGCTTTTTGCACTCACAGCCGGTAGTGTACAATTTAAAACCACCCGCCAAACTCGATTTAGCGGCAACAGTCAGCGAAAGACCGTGGTTTCAATAGCTTCTAGCTGA
- the ftsE gene encoding cell division ATP-binding protein FtsE, with the protein MILLDRVSVIYPNKTVALSGVSLHIQPKEFVTIVGASGAGKSTLIRLLIKEDVPTSGKIIVGSIDYDTIDKSNIPHLRRRIGVVFQDYKLLPNLTVYENVAFALEVSGVRTREIKRAVPKILQLVGLSEKAHNYPSEISGGEKQRTAIARALIRNPKILIADEPTGNLDPKNSWDIIELLLKINRFGTTVLLTTHNKEIVNALKKRVITINRGRVVKDEKIGRYSL; encoded by the coding sequence ATGATATTGCTCGATCGAGTATCGGTTATTTATCCTAATAAAACCGTGGCGCTTTCTGGCGTCTCTTTGCATATTCAACCCAAAGAATTTGTAACCATTGTGGGGGCTTCGGGTGCCGGCAAAAGTACTTTGATTAGATTACTCATTAAGGAAGATGTGCCGACTAGTGGCAAGATTATTGTTGGTTCAATCGACTATGACACTATCGATAAGTCTAACATTCCACACCTAAGACGCCGAATTGGAGTGGTGTTTCAAGATTATAAGCTTTTACCCAATTTGACCGTGTATGAAAACGTAGCTTTTGCGCTCGAAGTTTCGGGCGTTCGAACCCGCGAAATCAAACGGGCTGTGCCCAAAATATTGCAACTAGTAGGTTTGAGCGAAAAAGCTCACAACTACCCCAGTGAAATCTCGGGCGGCGAGAAGCAACGTACGGCAATTGCTCGTGCCTTAATTCGTAATCCAAAAATATTGATAGCCGACGAACCGACCGGCAACCTCGACCCCAAAAATTCTTGGGATATTATTGAATTGCTGCTAAAGATCAACCGATTTGGCACAACCGTGCTGCTCACAACTCACAACAAAGAAATTGTAAATGCTCTTAAAAAACGGGTGATTACAATAAACCGAGGCCGGGTAGTAAAAGACGAAAAGATAGGAAGATATAGCCTGTGA
- a CDS encoding S41 family peptidase gives MANSARPASRRPVARLILVGLVAFGLGLGVSIVPTRLGLYPWVLTGQNQINLTQFWQVNDILRQKFDGSIDAKKQAQGAVAGMVAALGDPYTTYLTAEQNKDLNDQLKGTLSGVGIEVGIKNNRLTVIAPVDGTPAARAGIRAGDLIAAIDGKDSSALTTEQAVKMIRGQAGTQVKLIIVRPGQQPNEITLTREQITVPSVTTEVKAGNIGYIKIREFGANTVQSLENATQALMQQGVRAAVIDLRDNPGGYLDGAVKVSSQFMANGTVVEERSIRESSKKFKALPGGNMTTIPIVVLVNGGSASASEITAGALSDNQRATLVGEKTFGKGSVQEVICLGGFSLASTSSENCSTDALKVTVANWFTPNGINISKEGITPNVEVKLTQDDYNAGRDPQLQKALEVAGAKVQ, from the coding sequence ATGGCTAATAGTGCAAGGCCAGCTAGCCGGCGCCCAGTAGCTAGACTTATATTAGTAGGACTGGTCGCTTTTGGGTTGGGCTTGGGTGTATCGATAGTTCCGACCAGACTAGGGCTTTACCCCTGGGTTTTGACCGGTCAAAACCAGATAAACCTAACTCAGTTTTGGCAGGTAAATGACATTTTGCGTCAAAAGTTCGATGGCAGTATTGATGCTAAAAAGCAAGCTCAAGGAGCGGTAGCCGGTATGGTGGCGGCGCTGGGGGACCCGTATACGACATATCTAACAGCCGAGCAGAATAAGGATTTAAACGACCAGCTTAAAGGAACATTGAGCGGCGTAGGCATTGAGGTAGGTATTAAAAACAACAGGTTAACCGTGATTGCGCCAGTTGATGGCACACCGGCTGCTAGGGCCGGTATAAGAGCTGGCGATCTGATTGCTGCCATCGATGGTAAGGATTCTAGCGCACTTACGACTGAGCAGGCTGTAAAAATGATCCGTGGTCAGGCAGGTACACAGGTAAAGCTCATAATTGTGCGGCCCGGACAACAGCCCAATGAAATCACCCTAACTCGCGAGCAGATCACCGTACCAAGCGTTACGACTGAGGTTAAAGCCGGCAATATAGGCTATATTAAGATTCGGGAGTTTGGCGCCAATACAGTTCAAAGCCTAGAGAATGCCACCCAAGCACTTATGCAGCAGGGCGTAAGGGCAGCGGTAATCGATCTGCGTGACAACCCGGGTGGATATTTGGATGGTGCAGTTAAGGTTAGTTCACAATTCATGGCCAACGGTACTGTAGTAGAGGAACGCTCGATTCGCGAGTCGTCCAAAAAATTCAAAGCATTGCCTGGTGGTAATATGACCACAATTCCGATAGTGGTACTAGTAAATGGCGGCAGTGCCAGCGCTTCGGAAATAACTGCTGGTGCCCTGAGTGACAACCAGCGAGCTACGCTGGTTGGTGAGAAGACCTTTGGAAAAGGTAGCGTTCAGGAGGTAATTTGCCTGGGTGGCTTTAGTCTGGCTAGTACGAGCAGTGAAAATTGTAGTACCGACGCCCTAAAGGTAACGGTGGCCAATTGGTTTACGCCAAACGGCATTAATATTAGCAAAGAAGGCATAACGCCAAATGTTGAGGTTAAACTTACTCAAGATGACTATAATGCTGGCCGCGATCCTCAGCTTCAAAAAGCCCTAGAGGTTGCTGGAGCAAAAGTCCAGTAA